From the Alloalcanivorax dieselolei B5 genome, one window contains:
- a CDS encoding GNAT family N-acetyltransferase, which yields MLAVPIPEPLLPRYGETSVRLCPSVRTLDRHAWDALVSDSNFFNSHRWLASLEYAFGPQETLAVFGAGGLMAGCPVWKGQPDDALFNPSTLFGGLAGPWEEHFLWGGAYRATHNEPVVTVGSRRRSAQRLLLSALKQLATQRDQAGVILPYIPLHHALTLRRSHPETQIILHTAEAFQPISSGGLQATVSAWRKRYRSRTWSEISAFRNHGNAIEWSSLTPELEPVVARLVTSNRHKYGSQAGEAWMSRILSGQKQAGLHQNIILATARHGDRVTAVCVFYRFGKALHLRYFGSDYQHRDNDFRYFILGYYAPLDFAARQGFSVSHLSISALDAKAKRGGIVTPLAAVVMLRDGPLDPRLVAEHNLAIQHFYQSRYQHYTSTDWKLVNTP from the coding sequence ATGCTCGCCGTGCCGATACCGGAGCCCTTGCTACCCCGGTATGGAGAGACATCCGTCCGTCTCTGCCCCTCCGTGCGCACCCTTGATCGCCATGCCTGGGACGCCTTGGTCAGCGATAGCAACTTTTTCAACAGCCATCGCTGGCTGGCCTCTCTGGAGTATGCCTTTGGACCACAGGAAACGTTGGCGGTATTCGGGGCCGGAGGGCTGATGGCCGGCTGTCCGGTTTGGAAAGGACAGCCCGATGACGCCCTGTTCAATCCATCCACGCTGTTCGGAGGCCTCGCTGGTCCGTGGGAAGAACACTTCCTTTGGGGAGGGGCTTACCGTGCCACTCACAACGAGCCAGTGGTCACCGTCGGCAGCCGCCGGCGCTCCGCGCAACGACTGCTGCTCAGCGCTCTAAAACAGCTTGCCACGCAACGGGATCAAGCCGGCGTGATTCTACCGTACATACCCTTGCACCATGCCCTGACTCTGCGCCGCTCGCATCCGGAAACACAGATTATTCTCCATACCGCCGAGGCATTTCAGCCCATTTCTTCAGGCGGCTTACAGGCCACCGTCTCCGCGTGGAGAAAGCGCTACCGCTCACGCACCTGGTCGGAAATTTCCGCCTTTCGGAATCATGGCAACGCCATCGAGTGGTCCTCTCTGACACCGGAACTGGAACCCGTGGTGGCAAGGCTGGTGACAAGCAATCGGCACAAGTACGGCTCACAGGCCGGTGAAGCCTGGATGTCGCGAATTCTTTCCGGCCAGAAACAGGCCGGCCTGCATCAGAACATTATTCTCGCCACCGCCAGGCATGGCGATCGAGTCACGGCCGTATGCGTGTTCTATCGCTTTGGGAAAGCACTGCATCTCCGTTATTTCGGCTCGGATTATCAGCATCGTGACAATGATTTCCGTTACTTCATTCTGGGCTATTACGCTCCCCTCGACTTCGCCGCCCGTCAGGGTTTTTCGGTGTCCCACCTGTCGATTTCCGCCCTGGATGCCAAAGCCAAACGAGGTGGCATCGTCACCCCACTGGCCGCCGTGGTGATGCTCCGTGATGGCCCCCTTGATCCTCGCCTCGTCGCCGAGCACAACCTGGCGATACAACACTTTTATCAGAGCCGCTATCAACACTACACAAGCACCGACTGGAAATTGGTGAATACCCCGTAA
- a CDS encoding DMT family transporter: MDRPQIKGTGYAFATSALWGATGIWVALLTVLPVSSTLLFRFVTATVLLVPALLLSGGIRKPTRDGYGAGALLVAYYLFATIGFYFSNVVSVSLLVSTSPFFVMLIRVCRREALRGQEMVGGILAFTGVLVLIAGGAAATAGRLPALGNVCGLGAALTMALYSLIGPRLQGQGWTVVLISCLLGALISLPFSVPTLTLPDWPQWGLFAGLALFSTLAPGYLYPLACQRITPTAATVIRLSTPFFTAFFAWLILEQTLGLHHLLGAPLMLAGVYLTLPRSAV, encoded by the coding sequence ATGGATCGGCCGCAAATAAAAGGTACCGGTTACGCCTTCGCCACCAGCGCCTTATGGGGCGCCACCGGTATCTGGGTAGCCCTCCTGACGGTTCTGCCGGTGTCTTCCACACTGTTGTTCCGTTTCGTTACCGCCACCGTGCTACTGGTACCGGCATTACTGCTCTCCGGCGGTATCCGCAAACCCACTCGCGATGGCTATGGCGCGGGCGCCCTGCTGGTCGCCTATTATCTGTTCGCCACCATCGGTTTTTATTTCAGCAACGTGGTCAGTGTCTCGCTGCTGGTGTCCACCTCACCGTTCTTCGTCATGTTGATTCGTGTTTGCCGGCGGGAGGCATTACGCGGCCAGGAGATGGTGGGCGGAATTCTGGCTTTTACCGGCGTGTTGGTGCTGATTGCCGGCGGCGCAGCCGCAACCGCCGGCCGCCTTCCCGCTCTCGGTAATGTCTGTGGCCTGGGCGCCGCGCTGACCATGGCGCTGTATTCACTGATCGGACCGCGTCTGCAGGGACAGGGCTGGACCGTGGTATTGATCAGTTGCCTGCTGGGCGCCCTGATCAGCCTGCCGTTCTCCGTGCCGACACTGACGTTGCCCGATTGGCCGCAATGGGGATTATTCGCGGGCCTGGCGCTGTTCTCCACCCTCGCCCCCGGCTATCTCTACCCGCTGGCCTGCCAGCGCATCACCCCCACGGCGGCCACCGTGATCCGCCTCAGCACACCGTTCTTCACCGCCTTCTTTGCCTGGCTGATCCTGGAACAAACACTGGGACTACATCACCTGCTCGGCGCGCCGCTGATGTTGGCCGGCGTCTATCTGACTTTGCCCCGGAGTGCGGTCTGA
- a CDS encoding pyridoxamine 5'-phosphate oxidase family protein, whose amino-acid sequence MPAQQELAARATRLLNSTRFVTLATVSPEGIAWASTVNYVVFRTPLRLLWYSMTSARHSSNIHGSHDVAASLFRTDLGEAAPPVGLDGLQLQGSCHPLSDQKTPDAHRDYYRENFPDPGVRRQWQLPVEQFLSGGGRRFYELKLTRLWLLDLQRWSEDKVDQRVEITHLIPEL is encoded by the coding sequence ATGCCCGCGCAACAGGAACTCGCCGCCCGAGCCACACGGCTGCTGAACAGCACCCGCTTTGTTACCCTGGCCACCGTGTCACCCGAAGGTATCGCCTGGGCGTCAACCGTGAACTACGTGGTGTTTCGCACGCCGCTGCGCCTGCTCTGGTATTCCATGACCAGTGCACGGCATTCCAGCAACATTCACGGTAGCCACGATGTGGCCGCCTCGCTGTTTCGCACCGACCTGGGAGAAGCCGCTCCCCCAGTCGGATTGGACGGATTGCAATTGCAGGGAAGTTGCCACCCTTTATCCGACCAGAAAACGCCTGACGCTCATCGCGATTACTATAGGGAAAATTTTCCCGATCCCGGGGTGCGCCGCCAATGGCAGTTGCCTGTGGAGCAGTTTCTGAGCGGCGGTGGCAGACGTTTCTATGAGCTCAAGCTCACCCGGTTATGGCTATTGGACCTGCAGCGGTGGAGCGAGGACAAGGTCGACCAGCGGGTGGAAATCACTCATCTGATTCCAGAGCTCTGA
- a CDS encoding class I SAM-dependent methyltransferase, with product MDSQFDELAALYEEMAEWPFRKHCEIPSVFSVLGDLSGLDVFDFGCGSGFYSRALRQRGAASVTGYDESEGMIAYARRREEKEQIGVSFIDTLDETTEQHFDLLLSVYVLPYASDFPALLDMCGAMVSRLKPGGRLVALPIHPEYALPPSYYRHYGFQLSSDEQTAYDDGSAITLHLCHPPYDEYVTAYYWSAQALHEAMTKQGLEALQWHQPRATEEGLNLLGAPFWEAYQSRPHAAILEGRKER from the coding sequence ATGGACAGTCAATTTGATGAGCTTGCCGCGCTTTACGAGGAAATGGCGGAATGGCCCTTCCGAAAACACTGCGAAATCCCTTCGGTTTTCAGTGTGCTTGGCGACCTTTCCGGCCTGGATGTGTTCGATTTCGGTTGTGGTAGCGGCTTCTACAGCCGCGCCTTGCGCCAACGGGGCGCGGCATCGGTGACCGGCTATGACGAATCCGAAGGCATGATCGCCTATGCCCGGCGCCGCGAAGAAAAGGAACAGATAGGGGTCTCCTTCATCGACACTCTCGACGAAACCACGGAGCAACACTTCGATCTGTTATTGTCCGTCTATGTCCTCCCCTACGCGTCCGACTTTCCGGCTCTGCTCGACATGTGCGGGGCCATGGTATCCCGGCTCAAGCCCGGCGGGCGCCTGGTGGCCCTGCCGATCCACCCGGAATATGCCCTGCCTCCCTCCTACTATCGCCATTACGGCTTCCAGCTCAGCAGCGATGAACAGACGGCTTATGACGACGGCTCGGCCATCACCCTGCATTTGTGTCATCCCCCTTATGATGAGTATGTGACCGCTTATTACTGGTCCGCGCAGGCCCTGCATGAAGCAATGACAAAACAGGGTCTCGAGGCTCTGCAATGGCACCAGCCCCGGGCCACCGAAGAAGGGCTCAACTTGCTCGGCGCCCCCTTTTGGGAAGCCTATCAGAGCCGTCCCCACGCGGCGATCCTCGAGGGACGCAAGGAGAGATAA